A single window of Pontibacillus chungwhensis DNA harbors:
- a CDS encoding C45 family autoproteolytic acyltransferase/hydolase → MKQIYSEVLQFRGTHYDFGYKQGELLKDSLTIRNREKQWKIRKPRFTVEEEEVKRAIQKFAPGVWDELLGLRDALGWTMERVMMEFGGYRVEYVKSGCSIVTGDGYMIRNYDYQPKTYEGRYVFYQPTDGGYAIAGPSQRVTGRMDGINEKGLAIGYNFMHRKNPGNGFICCMIGRLILESCANVEEAVAMLQEIPHRHSFSYIVYDGKGETFVVETSPRGVEVRQSNVCTNHFEIMKDENRNYLKDSERRMDVINQEKTRITSGYEAFRLMNDSDRGVFSKQYRNWAGTIHTSAYFPNTLTAWIALGGDKEPVEFDFAHWLEGNDVDVSRIYGEVDTDLPFVHMDENAR, encoded by the coding sequence TTGAAACAAATCTATAGTGAAGTACTGCAATTCCGAGGGACCCATTATGACTTTGGCTATAAGCAAGGGGAGCTGTTAAAAGATTCTCTCACGATTCGAAACAGGGAGAAGCAGTGGAAGATCCGTAAGCCGCGTTTTACTGTTGAAGAAGAGGAAGTGAAACGTGCGATTCAGAAGTTTGCCCCTGGCGTCTGGGATGAATTGTTAGGGCTAAGGGATGCCCTTGGTTGGACCATGGAACGTGTGATGATGGAGTTTGGTGGTTACCGGGTTGAGTATGTGAAGTCAGGTTGCTCAATCGTAACAGGCGATGGCTACATGATTCGTAACTACGATTACCAGCCGAAAACGTATGAAGGTCGCTATGTCTTCTATCAGCCAACTGATGGAGGCTACGCAATAGCTGGTCCATCTCAGCGTGTAACAGGTCGAATGGATGGTATTAATGAAAAGGGGCTGGCCATCGGATATAATTTTATGCACCGTAAAAATCCTGGGAATGGCTTTATTTGTTGTATGATTGGTCGATTAATTCTTGAGTCGTGTGCCAACGTGGAAGAAGCGGTAGCCATGCTTCAAGAAATTCCTCATCGACACTCCTTTAGTTACATCGTTTATGACGGGAAAGGCGAAACGTTCGTCGTGGAAACCTCTCCTCGGGGTGTTGAAGTGCGCCAATCAAATGTATGTACAAACCATTTTGAAATCATGAAAGATGAGAATCGAAATTACTTAAAAGATTCTGAGCGTCGTATGGATGTTATCAATCAGGAAAAAACGCGAATTACTAGCGGATATGAAGCGTTTCGCCTCATGAATGATTCTGACCGAGGTGTATTCTCAAAGCAGTATCGCAACTGGGCAGGAACGATCCATACATCTGCTTACTTTCCAAATACCCTTACCGCCTGGATTGCTCTTGGCGGAGACAAAGAGCCAGTAGAATTTGACTTTGCTCATTGGTTAGAAGGGAATGACGTTGACGTGTCGCGTATTTATGGTGAGGTCGATACTGACTTGCCATTTGTCCACATGGACGAAAATGCAAGGTAA
- a CDS encoding Rid family detoxifying hydrolase, which produces MVKAISTNKAPEAIGPYSQAIDLGQIVFVSGQIPLNPSTMEIVSDDVSEQTTQVMKNVGAILEEAGLNYAHIAKANIYLASMEDFQTVNEVYASFLQEPYPARAAIEVSRLPKDVKVEVEVVAHRSDA; this is translated from the coding sequence ATGGTTAAAGCAATTTCAACGAACAAAGCACCAGAAGCAATTGGACCTTATTCTCAGGCAATTGACCTCGGTCAGATCGTATTTGTTTCCGGTCAAATCCCACTAAATCCAAGCACGATGGAAATCGTCTCTGATGACGTGAGCGAACAAACGACACAAGTTATGAAAAATGTTGGAGCGATCCTTGAAGAAGCAGGCCTAAACTATGCTCATATCGCTAAAGCCAATATTTATCTTGCTTCCATGGAAGACTTCCAAACAGTCAATGAGGTTTATGCAAGCTTTCTGCAAGAACCATACCCGGCTCGAGCAGCGATTGAAGTAAGCCGCCTCCCTAAAGATGTTAAAGTCGAAGTAGAAGTCGTTGCCCACCGCTCCGACGCATAA
- the msrA gene encoding peptide-methionine (S)-S-oxide reductase MsrA, which produces MATAVFAAGCFWGVEAYFERIEGVVATRVGFMGGTVVNPSYQQVKAGGTGHAEAIRVEFDPEVISYSELVDHFFECHNPTQRNRQGEDVGYQYRSVIFATEDQEETAAAKIREWDNKGLFKSEIVTEVNKVSEFYDAEEYHQKYLQKNGSVSCGIG; this is translated from the coding sequence ATGGCAACAGCAGTTTTCGCAGCAGGATGTTTTTGGGGAGTAGAGGCTTATTTCGAACGTATTGAGGGCGTAGTTGCGACACGCGTCGGCTTTATGGGAGGTACTGTTGTGAACCCTTCTTACCAACAAGTAAAAGCAGGAGGTACGGGGCACGCAGAGGCGATTCGAGTTGAATTTGATCCAGAAGTGATTTCTTATAGTGAACTAGTAGACCATTTCTTCGAGTGTCATAATCCGACTCAACGAAATCGTCAGGGAGAAGACGTAGGATATCAGTATCGCTCCGTCATCTTTGCTACAGAAGATCAAGAAGAAACTGCAGCAGCTAAGATTCGCGAATGGGATAATAAAGGACTCTTCAAGAGTGAAATTGTAACGGAAGTGAATAAGGTTTCCGAATTCTACGATGCTGAAGAATATCACCAAAAGTATCTTCAGAAGAATGGTTCCGTTTCTTGTGGAATCGGCTAA
- a CDS encoding methyltransferase, whose amino-acid sequence MISNALTLILLALILLILISIVTRSSKNGITPTPTSPKVKEEVTAIVKNYTPTTIADFGAGWGTMAFALAKEFPHTDIYAYETSLVPYLYMKGMAKLKGYSNVRILKKDFFTVRAGEFDLIYCYLFTGAMKQLSPMFASYNGTVISNTFALPNTVPTATKNVASWLGTTPIYIYK is encoded by the coding sequence ATGATTTCAAATGCACTAACGCTCATTCTACTCGCTCTCATTCTTTTAATTCTGATTTCCATCGTTACTCGCTCTTCTAAGAACGGCATCACGCCAACACCAACGAGCCCAAAAGTAAAGGAAGAAGTCACAGCAATCGTAAAGAACTATACCCCTACTACCATCGCTGACTTTGGGGCCGGCTGGGGGACGATGGCTTTCGCACTTGCGAAAGAATTCCCGCACACGGATATTTACGCCTATGAAACCTCACTGGTCCCCTACCTTTACATGAAAGGGATGGCAAAGCTTAAAGGATATTCAAATGTTAGGATTCTAAAAAAAGACTTCTTTACTGTTCGCGCGGGAGAATTTGATTTGATCTATTGTTACTTATTCACCGGAGCCATGAAACAACTGTCCCCTATGTTTGCTTCCTATAATGGGACCGTAATCTCAAACACGTTCGCCTTACCAAACACCGTGCCCACCGCCACCAAAAATGTAGCATCCTGGCTCGGCACAACTCCGATCTACATATATAAATAA